The Taeniopygia guttata chromosome 4A, bTaeGut7.mat, whole genome shotgun sequence genome has a segment encoding these proteins:
- the PGK1 gene encoding phosphoglycerate kinase 1, giving the protein MSLSNKLTLDKVDVKGKRVVMRVDFNVPMKDHKITNNQRIKAAVPTIKHCLDHGAKSVVLMSHLGRPDGVPMPDKFSLAPVAVELKALLGREVLFLKDCVGAEVENACANPAAGSVILLENLRFHVEEEGKGKDASGNKIKAEPAKVEAFRASLSKLGDVYINDAFGTAHRAHSSMVGVNLPQKAAGFLMKKELDYFAKALESPERPFLAILGGAKVQDKIQLINNMLDKVNEMIIGGGMAFTFLKVLNNMEIGNSLFDEEGSKIVKDLMAKAEKNGVKITLPVDFITADKFDENAQTGEATVASGIPAGWMGLDCGPESVKKFVEVVGRAKQIVWNGPVGVFEWDKFSKGTKALMDKVVEVTGKGCITIIGGGDTATCCAKWNTEDKVSHVSTGGGASLELLEGKVLPGVDALSNV; this is encoded by the exons ATGTCTCTCTCCAACAAACTCACCCTGGACAAGGTGGATGTGAAGGGCAAGCGCGTCGTCATGAG gGTTGACTTCAATGTTCCAATGAAGGATCACAAAATAACCAATAATCAGAG AATCAAGGCAGCTGTTCCTACCATCAAGCACTGCTTGGACCATGGGGCCAAGTCCGTGGTTCTCATGAGTCACCTGGGCCGCCCGGATGGTGTCCCCATGCCTGACAAGTTCTCCTTGGCCCCAGTAGCTGTGGAGCTGAAGGCACTCCTGGGCAG GGAGGTGTTGTTCCTGAAGGATTGTGTTGGTGCTGAGGTGGAGAATGCCTGTGCCAatcctgctgctggctcagTCATCCTGCTGGAGAACCTCCGATTCCACGttgaagaggaagggaaaggcaAGGATGCTTCAGGGAACAAG aTCAAGGCTGAGCCTGCGAAGGTGGAGGCTTTCAGAGCCTCTCTTTCCAAACTGGGAGATGTCTATATCAATGATGCTTTTGGCACTGCACACCGAGCTCACAG ctccatggtAGGTGTCAATCTGCCTCAGAAGGCTGCTGGCTTCTTGATGAAGAAAGAACTGGATTATTTTGCCAAGGCCCTAGAGAGTCCAGAGAGACCCTTCTTGGCAATTCTTGGAGG AGCCAAAGTTCAGGATAAGATCCAGCTGATCAATAACATGCTGGATAAGGTCAATGAGATGATCATTGGTGGTGGGATGGCATTCACCTTCCTCAAAGTGCTCAACAACATGGAG ATTGGCAACTCTCTGTTTGATGAAGAGGGATCAAAGATTGTCAAGGACCTGATGGCCAAGGCAGAGAAGAATGGTGTGAAGATCACTCTGCCTGTTGACTTCATCACTGCTGACAAATTTGATGAGAATGCACAGACTGGGGAGGCCACAGTGGCTTCAGGCATTCCTGCTGGCTGGATG GGCCTGGACTGCGGCCCTGAGAGCGTGAAGAAGTTTGTTGAAGTTGTGGGAAGGGCCAAGCAAATTGTGTGGAACGGTCCAGTTGGGGTCTTTGAGTGGGACAAGTTTTCCAAAGGAACCAAAGCCCTGATGGACAAAGTGGTAGAAGTAACTGGAAAAGGCTGCATCACCATTATTG GTGGTGGAGATACAGCTACTTGCTGTGCTAAGTGGAACACTGAGGATAAAGTCAGCCATGTCAGCACAGGAGGTGgtgccagcctggagctgctaGAGG